Proteins encoded in a region of the Podospora pseudopauciseta strain CBS 411.78 chromosome 6, whole genome shotgun sequence genome:
- a CDS encoding hypothetical protein (CAZy:CE3; COG:O; EggNog:ENOG503PDEX) codes for MFLPIHNLILALATPLANQGVAVNHFNLGSRAVQPIANATPLRIMPLGASITYGQASTDGNGYRNELRNQLVAAGNTLVNFVGSRKAGIMRDNDVEGWPGARIDEVHSRAVAAVSVPKYKPNVFLVNAGTNDALQNKEVRTAALRMEAMLKDCWTLSPRAVVILSTLLLNKDPVVERRVLDINDQFRRLVKSLRDEGRRIVLVDMHNDQGPMEGVDFADQTHPNDRGYKKMANIWFAGLVAAGDEGWIQTPEVVAGLPDDGLRS; via the exons ATGTTCCTCCCAATACACAACCTCATACTCG CGCTGGCAACCCCCCTAGCAAACCAAGGCGTAGCAGTAAACCACTTCAACCTCGGCTCTCGCGCCGTCCAACCCATAGCAAACGCCACCCCCCTCCGCATCATGCCTTTAGGGGCATCAATAACCTACGGCCAAGCCTCCACAGACGGCAACGGCTACCGAAACGAACTCCGCAACCAGCTCGTCGCCGCCGGCAACACCTTGGTAAACTTCGTCGGCTCCCGAAAAGCGGGCATAATGCGCGACAACGATGTGGAAGGCTGGCCAGGCGCCCGCATCGACGAAGTTCACTCCAGAGCCGTCGCTGCGGTGTCGGTGCCGAAATACAAACCCAACGTTTTTCTTGTGAATGCGGGGACGAATGATGCGTTGCAGAATAAGGAGGTGCGTACTGCCGCGCTGAGGATGGAGGCGATGTTGAAAGATTGCTGGACCTTGTCACCCCGGGCAGTGGTGATCCTTTCAACACTGCTGCTCAATAAGGATCCAGTcgtggagaggagggtgttggataTAAATGACCAGTTTCGGAGGTTGGTTAAGAGCCTGAGGGATGAGGGAAGGAGAATTGTGCTGGTGGACATGCACAACGATCAGGGGccgatggagggggtggatttTGCTGATCAGACGCACCCTAATGATAGGGGATATAAGAAGATGGCGAATATATGGTTTGCCgggctggtggcggcgggggatgaggggtgGATTCAGACGCCCGAGGTTGTGGCGGGGCTGCCGGATGATGGGCTGAGATCTTAG
- a CDS encoding hypothetical protein (EggNog:ENOG503P106) yields MVPPDYLLWPLETEVLGKKEKEKPATDILPATYHYHEAAGRRAVANPAKDIPAFLRRELSLGDLADMMQHLWFAGAKRPPMPLHSHGKLLIKPVPRFLLDPAFCSTNLQCPDACACHDPPANTCRGIPRRVALGFLYTYACLVSSGSDFYIANEKHLLPYREDDKPLEWADWKILARELLQMYERELDVVHPRFLRAELRLSRINIIHRLTSLPLFNPYLRGRHNYGSFFRDNLTWITTATVFIALVLTAMQVGLATERLKENAAFQQVSYGFTVFAILGPLCAFGLVVLDALFHLVKDLPLLLRGRRSRTAPNRTISGAEPQASA; encoded by the exons ATGGTTCCACCAGACTACTTGCTCTGGCCG CTCGAAACCGAGGTGCtcgggaagaaggagaaagagaagccCGCTACGGATATATTACCGGCTACCTACCACTACCACGAGGCCGCCGGAAGGCGCGCGGTCGCTAACCCGGCGAAGGACATACCGGCCTTCTTACGGAGGGAGCTTTCTCTCGGAGACCTAGCTGATATGATGCAACACCTATGGTTTGCCGGCGCAAAGCGTCCCCCCATGCCGCTGCACTCTCAT GGGAAGCTCTTGATTAAGCCCGTCCCACGCTTTCTCCTCGATCCAGCTTTTTGCAGCACCAACCTACAATGCCCGGATGCCTGCGCCTGCCACGACCCTCCGGCGAATACGTGCCGGGGAATCCCACGGAGAGTCGCCCTCGGCTTTCTCTACACGTACGCCTGTCTCGTATCGTCGGGGAGCGACTTCTATATCGCCAACGAAAAGCACCTCTTGCCTTACAGGGAAGACGACAAGCCACTAGAATGGGCAGATTGGAAGATCCTGGCCAGAGAGCTCCTCCAAATGTATGAGCGCGAACTAGATGTTGTCCACCCTCGCTTCCTGCGTGCCGAGCTCCGTCTCTCCCGTATCAATATCATCCACCGCTTAACCAGCCTCCCACTGTTCAACCCCTACCTCCGCGGTCGGCACAACTACGGTAGCTTCTTCCGCGATAACCTCACCTGGATAACTACTGCCACCGTCTTCATCGCCCTGGTGCTGACCGCGATGCAGGTCGGCCTCGCCACGGAACGGCTTAAGGAAAATGCCGCCTTCCAGCAGGTTTCGTACGGCTTTACCGTCTTCGCTATCTTAGGTCCTTTGTGCGCGTTCGGCTTGGTGGTCCTAGACGCGCTATTCCATCTCGTCAAGGACCTGCCGTTGCTTCTCAGAGGACGGCGCAGCCGCACAGCGCCCAACCGCACTATATCTGGTGCTGAGCCGCAGGCTTCCGCCTAG
- a CDS encoding hypothetical protein (EggNog:ENOG503P1PW; COG:U), which translates to MISVNLSQGTSLPGWTTVLCLLVGAIAACLWFCFPLTRTTWALSSVKPTSDSTRSARSGVSLRQVNPDKNEANTDIDIIAIHGLDTKSPDTWVWVDPNDPNNTVNWLADRRMLPSRVGAARIFTCDWPADLRQQSSVPTTLHESAQSLRDSIQHLKANTTRPILFIASCLGGIILIKALEIDNQHTKDNADSPSLTRTTRGVVFLATPFRGTAFKNMPGLLLKALAALQDQTVTALIDYTLGATPDLDELTKGFITLTKNHNYQVAVFWEARNTVLLRKFHLAWMVSTWILLAWLVALTSAWLLDLFSPWLLVFFLLWLPVFLSCQPQLLVNKYSATLSDFKTQRLDRPHVMMNKFAHSNCTNECKKDCTESDDFGHVSRKIEVMLKTIREGSPLEQADGWIRKRHYTQEKLKIERLSGDTLSMDRCYINLAIIGEPRENPEKGSETNAAPHKSPFSLTARLKVETPEKNIQVELSSLFDPRKDSEGQTTNPRRILIHGRAGVGKTTLCKKMVHEFTRRSGEFRKWNELFDRILWVPLRRLKAWSSPLYNLEGLFCYEYFDQHLNYSILAKELFRTVDSNGQKTLFILDGLDEISQLLDDNHPKSSLLKHLLNQPSVIITSRPHVSLPRGVHSPDLILETVGFYPAQVVEYLRATFIDAKTVEDIESYFQRHQLVQGLVRIPVQLDALCYTWNSFEDKTMPGTMTAMYKAIEENLWKKDIVRLEKRTQRQIRHVRRPEISNSAEDEVQLLEILAFTGMHSDVIDFEPRHRDAISEQYNPTGTNFFLDEMLGHLSFVRTSDPSSEDRDRNYHFIHLTFQEYFAARYFIRQWKAKQQLNCLQLSGGNRNYIEPATFLQEHKYDPRYDIFWRFVAGLLDADGEALSFFQTIEKEPRDLLGPTHQRLVMHCLSEVERKESNFTGLRARLENQLEQWLLFECDFMGSSILAREMECPESVLVSTLKQASEGARSIFLDSLSRRTAVPSSIINVASPWLNDYASKRLYIAVLGLLSHQHNGLPQEMLQGIAARLEDQDADVREAAIDALRGRADLPEEMLQGIAARLEDQATYVRRAAIKALQGRADLPEEILQGIAARLEDQAAYVREAAIKALQGRADLPEEILQGIAARLEDQDADVREAAIKALQGRADLPEEVLQGIAARLEDQDADVREAAIDALRGRADLPEEMLQGIAARLEDQDAYVREAAIDALQGRADLPEEVLQGIAARLEDQDADVRRAAIEALRGRADLPEEILQGIAAGLKDQEWRLPQTAIRALQGRADLPEEVLQGIAAMLEDQNAYVRRAAIEAFRGRADLPEEILQGIAARLEDQDAYVREAAIEALQGRADLPEEILQGIAARLEDQAAYVRLRAIDALLNQAELSLNVLSPYVKSFCKALLRKSFEKHLYWHASDRGFIGVNLTHIPLDGSQHEGKEAVKLLLQNGATTVAMETDSRYYT; encoded by the exons ATGATTTCCGTCAACCTCAGCCAGGGCACCTCTCTGCCCGGATGGACAACTGTCCTTTGTCTCCTGGTCGGCGCAATTGCCGCTTGTCTTTGGTTCTGTTTCCCGCTTACGCGTACCACGTGGGCATTGTCTTCGGTGAAGCCCACTTCAGATTCCACACGGTCCGCTCGGTCAGGCGTCAGCCTCCGTCAAGTCAACCCTGACAAGAACGAGGCAAACACCGACATCGACATCATTGCCATTCATGGCCTTGACACAAAGTCGCCGGACACGTGGGTATGGGTAGACCCCAACGATCCCAACAATACCGTTAACTGGCTGGCCGACCGGCGAATGCTCCCCAGCCGAGTGGGAGCAGCTCGCATCTTCACATGCGACTGGCCTGCCGACCTACGTCAGCAGTCGTCAGTTCCCACGACGCTCCACGAGTCTGCCCAGTCTTTGCGCGACAGCATACAGCACCTAAAGGCAAATACCACAAGGCCCATTCTCTTCATCGCATCGTGTCTTGGTGGTATTATCTTGATAAAGGCTCTCGAGATTGATAATCAGCACACCAAGGACAACGCCGACTCGCCTTCTCTCACAAGGACAACACGAGGCGTCGTGTTTTTGGCTACACCTTTCCGAGGCACTGCGTTCAAAAACATGCCTGGCCTCCTATTAAAAGCCCTGGCCGCCCTGCAAGACCAAACAGTGACTGCACTGATTGATTACACACTGGGCGCGACCCCCGACCTTGACGAACTTACGAAAGGGTTTATAACGCTAACGAAGAATCACAACTACCAAGTAGCCGTGTTCTGGGAAGCGAGGAATACCGTTCTTCTCCGGAAGTTTCATCTGGCTTGGATGGTGTCGACATGGATCTTACTGGCGTGGCTAGTAGCTCTGACATCAGCTTGGCTGCTTGATTTGTTTTCACCTTGGCTACTCGTCTTTTTCCTCCTTTGGTTACCTGTGTTCTTGTCTTGCCAACCACAGCTG CTGGTCAATAAGTACTCGGCAACCCTATCGGATTTTAAGACGCAGCGGCTTGATCGACCCCACGTCATGATGAACAAATTCGCCCACAGCAACTGCACAAATGAGTGCAAGAAGGACTGCACGGAGAGTGATGATTTCGGCCATGTGTCCCGCAAGATCGAGGTAATGCTCAAGACGATTCGTGAAGGAAGTCCACTCGAGCAAGCAGACGGTTGGATTCGCAAAAGACACTATACCCAGGAGAAACTGAAGATTGAGCGACTTTCGGGCGATACGTTGTCCATGGATCGCTGCTACATCAATCTCGCCATTATCGGGGAGCCTAGAGAAAACCCAGAGAAAGGATCGGAAACGAACGCAGCACCTCACAAATCCCCTTTTTCACTCACCGCTCGGCTGAAGGTTGAGACGCCGGAAAAGAATATTCAAGTGGAATTGTCGTCTCTCTTCGATCCGCGCAAAGACTCCGAAGGCCAAACGACAAACCCAAGAAGAATCTTAATCCATGGACGCGCCGGGGTCGGGAAGACTACCCTGTGTAAGAAGATGGTTCATGAATTTACCCGTCGTTCTGGAGAGTTTCGAAAGTGGAACGAGTTGTTCGACCGCATACTTTGGGTGCCTCTACGGAGGCTGAAAGCATGGTCATCTCCGCTATATAACCTCGAGGGATTGTTTTGTTATGAGTATTTTGACCAACACCTAAACTATAGCATTCTTGCTAAAGAACTTTTCCGTACGGTTGACAGTAATGGCCAAAAGACTCTGTTTATCCTTGACGGTCTTGACGAGATATCTCAACTCTTGGACGATAATCACCCGAAATCCTCTTTGCTTAAACACCTGTTAAACCAACCTAGCGTTATTATTACATCCCGACCGCACGTCTCACTCCCTAGGGGAGTCCATTCCCCAGACCTTATACTGGAAACCGTTGGGTTCTACCCGGCTCAAGTGGTCGAGTACCTTCGAGCTACATTTATTGATGCGAAAACGGTCGAAGATATTGAATCGTACTTCCAAAGGCATCAGCTAGTCCAGGGTCTTGTACGAATCCCTGTTCAGCTGGATGCTCTCTGTTATACTTGGAATAGTTTCGAGGATAAAACTATGCCGGGGACTATGACCGCGATGTACAAAGCCATCGAGGAAAATCTGTGGAAGAAGGATATTGTGAGACTGGAGAAGCGAACGCAGCGTCAAATACGCCACGTTCGCCGGCCCGAGATCAGCAACTCTGCCGAAGATGAGGTTCAACTTCTTGAGATTCTCGCATTTACTGGTATGCATAGCGATGTTATCGACTTTGAGCCAAGACATCGCGACGCTATTTCCGAGCAGTATAATCCCACTGGGACGAACTTCTTCCTTGATGAGATGCTCGGACACCTTTCTTTTGTGCGAACCTCAGACCCCTCATCAGAGGACCGCGATCGAAATTACCACTTCATACACCTCACCTTTCAAGAGTATTTTGCAGCACGGTATTTCATTCGACAGTGGAAAGCTAAACAACAACTCAATTGTCTGCAACTTAGCGGTGGGAATCGTAATTATATCGAACCTGCTACTTTCCTTCAGGAGCATAAATACGATCCTCGCTACGATATCTTCTGGCGCTTTGTCGCCGGCCTGCTTGATGCTGACGGAGAGGCACTTAGCTTCTTCCAGACGATTGAGAAGGAGCCACGCGACCTCCTGGGTCCTACGCATCAGCGCCTAGTCATGCACTGCCTTAGCGAAGTCGAGCGGAAGGAGTCGAATTTCACAGGACTTCGAGCGAGGCTAGAAAACCAACTAGAACAGTGGCTGCTGTTTGAATGCGACTTTATGGGGAGTTCCATCTTAGCCCGCGAAATGGAGTGTCCAGAGTCAGTTCTGGTCAGTACATTAAAGCAAGCATCTGAAGGTGCAAGGTCGATTTTTCTGGACTCGCTATCCAGACGAACAGCTGTGCCATCCAGTATTATAAACGTTGCATCTCCCTGGCTGAACGACTACGCTTCTAAACGCCTATATATTGCTGTCTTGGGTCTCCTAAGTCATCAGCATAATGGCTTACCGCAGGAGATGCTGCAGGGCATCGCAGCAAGGCTCGAGGATCAGGACGCGGACGTGCGGGAGGCAGCAATCGACGCGCTTCGAGGGCGAGCCGACCTTCCGGAGGAGATGCTGCAGGGCATCGCAGCAAGGCTCGAGGATCAGGCCACGTACGTGCGGCGAGCAGCAATTAAGGCGCTTCAAGGGCGAGCCGACCTTCCGGAGGAGATACTGCAGGGCATCGCAGCAAGGCTCGAGGATCAGGCCGCGTACGTGCGGGAGGCAGCAATCAAGGCGCTTCAAGGGCGAGCCGACCTTCCGGAGGAGATACTGCAGGGCATCGCAGCAAGGCTCGAGGATCAGGACGCGGACGTGCGGGAGGCAGCAATCAAGGCGCTTCAAGGGCGAGCCGACCTTCCGGAGGAGGTGCTGCAGGGCATCGCAGCAAGGCTCGAGGATCAGGACGCGGACGTGCGGGAGGCAGCAATCGACGCGCTTCGAGGGCGAGCCGACCTTCCGGAGGAGATGCTGCAGGGCATCGCAGCAAGGCTCGAGGATCAGGATGCGTACGTGCGGGAGGCAGCAATCGACGCGCTTCAAGGGCGAGCCGACCTTCCGGAGGAGGTGCTGCAGGGCATCGCAGCAAGGCTCGAGGATCAGGACGCGGACGTGCGGCGAGCAGCAATCGAGGCGCTTCGAGGGCGAGCCGACCTTCCGGAGGAGATACTGCAGGGCATCGCAGCAGGGCTCAAGGATCAGGAATGGCGCCTGCCGCAAACAGCAATCCGGGCGCTTCAAGGGCGAGCCGACCTTCCAGAGGAGGTGCTGCAGGGCATTGCAGCAATGCTCGAGGATCAGAACGCGTACGTGCGGCGAGCAGCAATCGAGGCGTTTCGAGGGCGAGCCGACCTTCCGGAGGAGATACTGCAGGGCATCGCAGCAAGGCTCGAGGATCAGGACGCGTACGTGCGGGAGGCAGCAATCGAGGCGCTTCAAGGGCGAGCCGACCTTCCGGAGGAGATACTGCAGGGCATCGCAGCAAGGCTCGAGGATCAGGCCGCGTACGTGCGGCTGAGAGCAATCGACGCGCTTCTAAATCAAGCAGAGTTATCGTTAAACGTCCTCAGCCCATATGTCAAATCCTTTTGCAAGGCTTTACTGCGGAAGAGCTTCGAGAAGCATCTATACTGGCACGCTTCGGACCGTGGTTTTATAGGCGTTAATCTTACACATATACCTTTAGATGGTAGTCAACATGAAGGGAAGGAAGCGGTGAAGCTACTGTTACAGAATGGCGCCACTACCGTAGCGATGGAGACAGACAGCCGCTACTACACTTAG
- a CDS encoding hypothetical protein (EggNog:ENOG503PXXJ), translated as MQSKALILLLTGLVAAVSGAAAPANEVEIIEESTGPLNARQADITWQATGGCKTDWANRCNAACRGEASQRSYSCTSIKSRIWRQSCVFGWSVCDCTCVR; from the exons ATGCAATCCAAAGCTCTTATTCTGCTCCTGACCGGCCTTGTGGCTGCTGTTTCGGGTGCCGCGGCGCCAGCCAACGAAGTCGAAATCATTGAGGAGTCTACCGGACCTCTGAATGCTAGACAGGCAGACATCACCTGGCAGGCTACTGGAGGCTGCAAGACTGATTG GGCCAACCGTTGCAATGCTGCCTGCCGCGGTGAGGCTTCGCAGCGATCTTACTCCTGCACCAGCATCAAGTCCCGTATCTGGCGTCAAAGCTGCGTCTTTGGCTGGAGCGTCTGTGATTGCACCTGTGTCCGCTAG
- a CDS encoding hypothetical protein (COG:S; EggNog:ENOG503NYN9): MSVDPAPWTAECGTQNSCNMVIARFASAQCEGLAGDEGKKALVMFGDLTFTRDDSLPKSITDCWDKGDMIRPFQSELHKSTLFLCRPRYAIKNISLVRNGTKIIETADLGKPEA, translated from the coding sequence ATGTCTGTGGATCCAGCCCCATGGACCGCTGAATGTGGTACCCAAAACAGCTGCAATATGGTAATCGCAAGATTCGCTTCAGCACAGTGTGAGGGACTGGCGGGCGACGAAGGAAAGAAGGCCTTGGTCATGTTTGGCGATCTCACCTTTACCAGGGATGATAGCCTTCCAAAAAGCATCACGGACTGCTGGGACAAGGGCGACATGATCCGTCCGTTCCAGTCCGAACTGCACAAGTCAACGCTATTCTTGTGTAGGCCACGTTATGCCATCAAGAACATCAGTCTGGTGCGAAATGGAACCAAGATTATTGAGACCGCCGACCTGGGGAAACCAGAAGCGTAA
- a CDS encoding hypothetical protein (COG:S; EggNog:ENOG503NYN9) yields MFEVVDVNATFIGGDLALDLNNPPRVVEGSATESTMRSETNSSSAEDCLYAHLPVLPVAKGLRLDPLFRYLTSSFRVIPVGHLGDPDNIGEVAEAIKYQYGIIQAQYLAVQLVPAGETNVTLSGGVDGDAVGWEWRGMGEGAGEGYQVLVGVGGCG; encoded by the coding sequence ATGTTTGAAGTGGTGGATGTGAATGCGACGTTTATTGGCGGCGATCTGGCGCTCGATCTGAATAACCCGCCGCGGGTAGTGGAGGGATCGGCGACGGAGTCAACCATGAGGAGCGAgaccaacagcagcagcgcggAGGATTGTCTTTATGCTCACCTCCCTGTCCTGCCAGTAGCAAAGGGGCTGAGGTTGGATCCCTTGTTTCGGTATCTGACCTCTTCTTTTAGGGTCATTCCGGTAGGGCATCTTGGTGATCCGGATAACATAGGGGAGGTGGCAGAGGCGATCAAGTATCAGTATGGGATTATCCAGGCGCAATACTTGGCGGTGCAGCTTGTTCCGGCTGGTGAGACAAACGTGACGCTGTcggggggggtggatggggatgcAGTGGGTTGGGAATGGAGGGGAATGGGAGAGGGTGCTGGGGAAGGATATCAGGttttggttggggtggggggatgtggttga
- a CDS encoding hypothetical protein (COG:I; EggNog:ENOG503NVH3) translates to MGSIVEKTRDGTIYKAATNAVHPELDLLTFLFDSPHTLAEKTSILHADAADPDNNQITKSQLRTLVKSTASILRNEYGIGANGPNKDVVLAISTGHYLLPSLFYSTIAAGGVFSASNPGSTPKELAAQVSQVGVKVILCNADTKATAVAAAKLTGLDSRNVVVYSSLPGGSLVLTPTTSSTPLTSSGSLSWAKITSRHVLDSSIICLLFSSGTTGPPKACKLSHTNMVAEAALVLSPNRDFYTRLNLPLVYRTVAHLPAAHIAGIQGYFVNPFYLGGTVYWMKGFDFPLFLTYMKKYQVTHFFSVPPVFLLIAKSPMVTDQLATVEQAVSGAAPMGRELQIAAKKKLGGGRLGKGRLVQTWGLSETTGSVTVLNMGSEFEDDESGSVSALVAGIEARIVDDEGRDVEVGKEGEIWVRGPMITKGYWENEEANREGFADGGVGRERWFRTGDVAVYRGGLFYVVDRKKELIKYKGNQVAPAELEALLISHPKILDAAVIGVDDEKEGTEVPRAYVVVGDQKGITGQEIQEWVAKQVSSHKKLRGGVVFLAAVPKSPSGKILRKDLRALAKKQQHGGSKL, encoded by the exons ATGGGTAGCATCGTCGAGAAAACCAGGGATGGGACCATCTACAAGGCTGCTACTAACGCGGTACACCCTGAGCTTGACCTCTTGACGTTTCTCTTTG ATTCACCACACACCCTGGCCGAGAAAACTTCCATCCTCCACGCCGACGCAGCAGATCCAGACAACAACCAGATAACCAAATCTCAGCTACGCACTCTCGTCAAGTCAACAGCCTCCATCCTCCGAAACGAGTACGGCATCGGTGCCAACGGCCCCAACAAAGATGTcgtcctcgccatctccacgGGGCactacctcctcccctctctGTTCTActccaccatcgccgccggcggcgtcttctccgcctccaaccCCGGCTCAACCCCCAAGGAACTCGCCGCCCAGGTCAGTCAAGTAGGCGTCAAAGTCATCCTCTGCAATGCCGACACCAAAGCCACCGCCGTAGCCGCTGCTAAACTCACCGGTCTTGACTCCCGCAACGTGGTGGTttactcctccctccccggcGGCTCTCTCGTCTTgaccccaaccacctcttccacccccctcacctcaTCTGGCTCCCTCTCCTGGGCTAAAATCACCTCCCGTCATGTCCTCGACAGCTCAATAATTTgcctccttttttcttcaggCACCACCGGCCCCCCAAAAGCGTGTAAACTATCCCACACCAACATGGTCGCCGAGGCAGCACTggtcctctcccccaaccgAGATTTTTACACCCGCTTGAACTTGCCGCTGGTGTACCGAACAGTTGCCCACCTCCCTGCCGCGCACATTGCGGGAATTCAAGGCTATTTTGTCAACCCTTTCTACCTAGGGGGAACGGTGTACTGGATGAAGGGATTTGATTTCCCCTTGTTTTTGACTTACATGAAGAAGTATCAGGTCACGCACTTCTTTTCTGTCCCCCCGGTTTTCTTGCTGATTGCAAAGTCGCCGATGGTGACAGATCAGCTTGCCACGGTGGAGCAGGCTGTTTCTGGGGCGGCGccgatggggagggagctgcAAATCGCGGCGAAGAAAAAGTTGGGAGGGGGcaggttggggaaggggaggttggtgcaGACTTGGGGCTTGTCGGAGACGACGGGGAGTGTTACTGTTTTGAATATGGGGAgcgagtttgaggatgacgagagTGGGAGTGTTTCTGCTTTGGTTGCGGGGATAGAGGCGAGGattgtggatgatgaggggcgggatgtggaggtgggaaaggagggggagattTGGGTTAGGGGGCCGATGATTACGAAGGGGTATTGGGAGAATGAGGAGGCCAATAGGGAGGGGTTTgcggatgggggggtggggagggagaggtggtttAGGACGGGGGATGTGGCTGTTTATAGGGGAGGTTTGTTTTATGTGGTGGATAGGAAGAAG GAACTCATCAAATACAAGGGCAATCAAGTCGCGCCTGCGGAGCTGGAGGCGCTGCTGATCAGCCACCCCAAGATTTTGGACGCGGCCGTGAttggggtggatgatgagaaggaggggaccGAGGTGCCGAGGGCATATGTGGTTGTGGGGGATCAAAAGGGGATTACGGGGCAGGAGATACAGGAGTGGGTTGCGAAGCAGGTTTCTAGTCATAAGaagttgaggggaggggttgtgttTTTGGCGGCTGTTCCCAAGAGTCCGTCAGGGAAGATTTTGAGGAAGGATTTGAGAGCGTTGGCGAAGAAGCAGCAACACGGAGGGAGTAAGTTGTAG
- a CDS encoding hypothetical protein (EggNog:ENOG503P835), translating into MASPQELSSAEEDKLLDIQLSSAEEDNLLDLPSPEIFSETPTHQSNSPLTIADLKPGTPLLSVQLSAPQTTPLKTNFAITLKITYTGLLLNPDKTTAPTTRPITFRPWTIIGWHQTEPQREGFWLYRHRPINNNNHDNPWEFTEMDDGTICTFAIYDDPDKEVPVSKGNHLTNSFISLRPGETWTWEETLQQEYWSLLPDDAVPADRFRFCFKGAYVDWWDWGDLEEHKQAGTTVLLPCFEGARSIERETDKKMPVLVVPGAEEGVEFVIVDGSTQEDSGGLTSEISEGMESPVKRI; encoded by the exons ATGGCCAGCCCTCAGGAATTGAGCAGCGCGGAGGAAGACAAGCTCCTAGACATCCAACTAAGCAGTGCAGAAGAAGacaacctcctcgacctccccTCACCTGAAATCTTCTCCGAAACCCCCACGCATCAATCAAACAGCCCACTCACCATCGCAGACCTCAA ACCAggaacccccctcctctccgtccAACTCtccgcaccccaaaccactcCCCTCAAAACCAACTTCGCCATCACACTAAAAATCACCTAcaccggcctcctcctcaacccggACAAAACCACAGCCCCAACCACCCGCCCCATCACCTTCCGCCCCTGGACAATAATAGGCTGGCACCAAACCGAGCCACAGCGCGAAGGGTTCTGGCTCTACCGCCACCGCccaatcaacaacaacaaccacgatAACCCATGGGAGTTCACCGAAATGGACGACGGCACAATCTGCACCTTTGCCATCTACGACGACCCCGACAAAGAAGTCCCCGTCTCCAAAGGCAACCACTTGACAAACTCCTTCATCAGCCTCCGTCCCGGCGAAACCTGGACCTGGGAGGAGACACTTCAGCAGGAATACTGGAGCTTGCTACCAGATGACGCAGTCCCGGCCGACAGATTCAGGTTTTGTTTCAAGGGCGCCTACGTCGACTGGTGGGACTGGGGGGATCTGGAGGAGCACAAGCAGGCTGGGACGACGGTCTTGCTGCCGTGCTTTGAGGGGGCGAGGTCGATTGAAAGGGAGACGGACAAGAAGATGCCTGTTTTGGTTGTTCctggggcggaggagggggttgagtttgTTATCGTCGATGGTTCTACACAGGAGGATTCTGGGGGTCTGACTTCAGAGATTAGTGAAGGCATGGAAAGCCCCGTCAAGAGAATATGA